The Meles meles chromosome 12, mMelMel3.1 paternal haplotype, whole genome shotgun sequence genome includes a window with the following:
- the SEC11C gene encoding signal peptidase complex catalytic subunit SEC11C produces MVRAGAVGTHLPASGWDIFGDLRKMNKRQLYYQVLNFAMIVSSALMIWKGLIVLTGSESPIVVVLSGSMEPAFHRGDLLFLTNFREDPIRAGEIVVFKVEGRDIPIVHRVIKVHEKDNGDIKFLTKGDNNEVDDRGLYKEGQNWLEKKDVVGRARGFLPYVGMVTIIMNDYPKFKYALLAVMGAYVLLKRES; encoded by the exons ATGGTGCGCGCGGGCGCCGTGGGGACGCATCTCCCGGCGTCCGGCTGGGACATCTTCGGGGACCTGAGGAAGATGAACAAGCGCCAG CTCTATTACCAGGTTTTAAACTTTGCCATGATCGTGTCTTCTGCGCTCATGATCTGGAAAGGCTTGATCGTCCTCACCGGCAGCGAGAGCCCAATCGTGGTGGTGCTGAG TGGCAGTATGGAGCCGGCCTTTCATAGGGGCGACCTTCTGTTCCTGACAAACTTCCGGGAAGACCCTATTAGAGCTGGTGAAATCGTGGTTTTTAAAGTCGAAGGACGAGACATTCCAATAGTTCACAGAGTGATCAAAGTTCATGAAAA AGATAATGGAGACATCAAATTTCTGACTAAAGGAGACAATAATGAAGTGGACGACAGAGGCTTGTACAAAGAGGGCCAGAACTGGCTTGAGAAGAAGGATGTGGTGGGAAGGGCCAGAGG GTTTTTACCGTATGTTGGTATGGTCACCATAATAATGAATGACTACCCAAAATTCAAG TATGCTCTTTTGGCTGTAATGGGTGCTTATGTGTTACTGAAACGTGAATCCTAA